A single Inediibacterium massiliense DNA region contains:
- the cas4 gene encoding CRISPR-associated protein Cas4: MYSVEEVDKDSFNIEASAVNTYLYCPRRCYYEYVQQEFESNVHTILGDQVHENVDEFGEEERRGKTIYKSVKIISENLGVVVKVDTVEQYEDEIYPVEYKKGKKGIWKNDKYQLALQAMVLEEKLKKPIHKGYIYYVGSKERVEVRISNQIKQHIIKTINDIKELYISMYIPEGVNDNRCKYCSINKICLPMEVELLKKKR, from the coding sequence ATGTATAGCGTTGAAGAAGTAGATAAGGATTCTTTTAATATTGAAGCAAGTGCGGTGAATACTTATCTATACTGTCCAAGACGGTGCTATTATGAATATGTTCAACAAGAATTTGAAAGTAATGTACATACCATATTAGGAGATCAAGTACATGAAAATGTAGATGAATTTGGGGAGGAGGAAAGAAGAGGAAAAACAATATATAAAAGTGTTAAGATCATATCAGAAAATTTAGGAGTTGTAGTAAAAGTAGATACTGTGGAGCAATATGAGGATGAAATATATCCAGTAGAATACAAAAAAGGGAAAAAGGGTATATGGAAAAATGATAAATATCAACTAGCACTTCAAGCCATGGTATTAGAGGAAAAGTTAAAAAAACCTATACACAAAGGATATATATATTATGTAGGATCAAAAGAAAGAGTAGAAGTTAGAATAAGTAATCAGATAAAACAGCACATTATTAAAACGATCAATGATATAAAAGAGTTGTATATAAGTATGTATATACCAGAAGGAGTTAACGATAATAGATGCAAATATTGTAGTATAAACAAAATTTGTTTACCGATGGAAGTAGAACTACTAAAGAAGAAGAGGTGA